The sequence below is a genomic window from Lolium perenne isolate Kyuss_39 chromosome 7, Kyuss_2.0, whole genome shotgun sequence.
ttgatacacactttttgcgcctaactgaaaggcgttaaagaaaagcgcttatgggagacaacccatgattttactactgcacttttattttatatttgagtcttggaagttgttactactgtagcaacctctccttatcttattttgttgcattgttgtgccaagtaaagtctttgatattaaggttcatactagatttggattactgcgcagaaacagatttctttgctatcacgaatctgggcctaaatatctgtaggtaactcagaaaattatgccaatttacgtgagtgatcctcagatatgtacgcaactttcattcaatttgagcattttcatttgagcaagtctgttgcctcaataaaattcgtctttacgaactgttctgttttgacagattctgccttttatttcgcattgcctgttttgctatgcttgatggatttttcgattccattaactttcagtagctttttgcaatgtccagaagtgttaagaatgattatgtcacctctgaacatgtaaattttaattgtgcactaaccctctaatgagttgttttgagtttggtgtggaggaagttttcaaggatcaagagagggagatgatacaatatgatcaaggagagtgaaagctctaagcttggggatgccccggtggttcacccctgcatatatcaagaagtctcaagcgtctaagcttggggatgcccaaggcatcccctcttcatcgacaacattatcaggttcctctagtgaaactatatttttattccatcacatcttatgcactttgcttggagcgtcggttttttttgtttttttttgtttgaataaaatggatcctagcattctttgtgtgggagagagacacgctccgctgttgcatatggacaaatatgtccttaggctttactcgtagtgttcatggcgaaggttgaatcttcttcgttaaattgttatatggttggaaacgggaaatgctacatgtagtaattggtaaaatgtcttggataatttgatacttggcaatttttgtgctcatgtttaagctcttgcatcatatactttgcacctattaatgaagaaatacatagagcttgctaaaatttggtttgcataattggtctctctaaggtctagataatttctagtaagggtttgaacaacaaggaagacggtgtagagtcttataatgtttacaatatgtcttttatgtgagttttgctgcaccggttcatccttgtgtttgtttcaaataaccttgctagcctaagccttgtatcgagagggaatacttctcatgcatccaaaatccttgagccaaccactatgccatttgtgtccaccatacctacctactacatggtatttctccgccattccaaagtaaatttcttgagtgctacctttaaaatttctatcctctacctttgcaatatatagctcatgggacaaatagcctaaaaattattgtggtattgaatatgtacttatgcactttatctcttattaagttgcttgttgtgcgataaccatgttcatggggacgccatcaactactctttgttgaatatcatgtgagttgctatgcatgtccgtcttgtctgaagtaagggagatttaccactagaatggttagagcatgcataatgttagagaagaacattgggccgctagctaaatccatgatccatggtggaagtttcagttttggacaaatatcctcaatctcatatgagaaaattaattgttgctacatgcttatgcatataagaggagtccattatctgttgtctatgttgtcccggtatggatgtctaagttgagaataatcaatagcgagaaatccgatgcgagctttctccttagacctttgtacaggcggcatagaggtacccctttgtgacacttggttaaaacatgtgcattgcgatgataatccaggtaatccgagctaattaggacaaggtgcgggcactattagtatactatgcatgaggcttgcaacttgtaagatataatttacataacacatgtgctttattactgccgttgacaaaattgtttcttgttttcaaaaccaaagctctagcacaaatatagcaatcaatgcttccctctgcgaagggcctttcttttacttatatgttgagtcagttcacctatttctctccatctcaagaagcaaacacttatgtgaactgtgcattgattcctacatacttgcatattgcacttgttatattactttacattgacaatatccatgagatatacatgttataagttgaaagcaaccgctgaaacttcatcttcctttgtgttgcttcaatgccttttctttgaattattgctttatgagttaactcttatgcaagacttattgatgcttgtcttgaaagtactattcatgaaaagtctttgctatatgattcatttgtttactcatgtcatttaccattgttttgatcgctgcattcattacatgtgcttacaatagtatgatcaaggttatgatggcatgtcactccagaaattatctttgttatcgtttacctgctcgggacgagcaggaactaagcttggggatgctgatacgtctccgacgtatcgataatttcttatgttccatgccacattattgatggtatctacatgttttatacatactttatgtcatatttatgcattttccggcacttacctattaacgagatgccgaagagccagttgctgttttctgctatttttggtttcagaaatcctagtaaggaaatattctcggaattggacgaaatcaacgcccaggggcctattttcacacgaagcttccagaagaccgaaggagtcacgaagtggggccacggggcgccgacacgctaaggcggcgcggccaaggggggcccgcgccaccctagtgtgtgcccccctgtcaggccccctgacctatctcctccgcctacttaaagccttcgtcgcgaaacccccagtaccgagagccacgatacggaaaaccttccagagacgccgccgccgccaatcccatctcgggggattcaggagatcgcctccggcaccctgccggagaggggaatcatctcccggaggactcttcaccgccatggtcgcctccggagtgatgagtgaatagttcacccctggactatgggtccatagcagtagctagatggtcgtcttctcctaattgtgcttcattgtcgggtcttgtgagctgcctaacatgatcaagatcatctatctgtaatgctatatgttgtgtttgttgggatccgatggatagagaatactatgctatgttgattatcaatctattacctatgtgttgtttatgatcttgcatgctctccgttattagtagaggctctggccaagtttttacttttaactccaagagggagtatttatgctcgatagtgggttcatgcctccattaaatctgggacagtgacagaaagttctaaggttgtggatgtgctgttgccactagggataaaacatcgatgctatgtccgaggatgtagttattgattacattacgcaccatacttaatgcaattgtctgttgtttgcaacttaatactggaaggggttcggatgataacctgaaggtggactttttaggcatagatgcatgctggatagcggtctatgtactttgtcgtaatgcccaattaaatctcacaatactcatcataacatgtatgtgcatggtcatgccctctttatttgtcaattgcccaactgtaatttgttcacccaacatgctatttatcttatgggagagacacctctagtgaactgtggaccccaatccattcttttaatcgaatacaatctactgcaatacttgttctactgttttctgcaaacaatcatcatccacactatacatctaatcctttgttacagcaagccggtgagattgacaacctcactgtttcgttggggcaaagtactttggttgtgttgtgcaggttccacgttggcgccggaatccctggtgttgcgccgcactacatctcgccgccatcaaccttcaacgtgcttcttgactcctactggtttgataaaccttggtttctaactgagggaaacttactgctgtacgcatcacaccttccacttggggttcccaacggtcgcgtgttgtacgcgtgtcatagTCCCACTATATATAGAGACATAATTAATATCTATTATATATAACCTCTTGGTTTattattagggtttaggtttagggttaacTAGGGTTTATgatttagggctagggtttagggaggATGATTTTTTTACATATTGCAACGTCATACACACATGTGTGGATGATATTATATTAGGGAGGAAAGAAATATTTACTTTTAATTAGTATCGTGTTGCTAAGGATTTGAACCAATGTTTGGCTTTCAAGTCTCATACCACGTGGAATTGTTATTGTATGCATGATCTAGATGGTATGTAAGATTCAACCAACATATCAATATGTGAGTGGACGAAACAAGGAAAATTTTATATATTAAAAATGCAACATAAATTTACTAAATAGGCCACCGCTAGTCGGAATCTTGTATAAAATTGGGTAGTCTGGGGTCGGTGGAAGGTCGAATAGTGTTAGTGCGAGGTGGGCGGGGGCGGTGGGAGGAAGGGTTTGTGTGGTGGGTTTTGGCGGAATGTGGTGTTGGGGTTGGGGTTAGCACATGAGGTACGTGTGTTGGGTGGGGTCGGCGCGAGGTGTGTGGTAGGGTATGTGTGAGGCCAGAATGCAGTGGGGGTGTGTGGCGGAAAGCGGAGTGAGTGAGGTtggctggatggcaggctgcggTGGGTGCGAGGAATGTAGGTCGAGGGTAGTTTAGTATTAGCGGAGGAGGGTTTACAGGTTGAGTGGGTGAGTCGGGTTTAGAATGTATTTAGCGAGGGGTTTGTAGAATTACAGCTATTATAGAACCTCTTAGGGGTTGTAGTATAGTCCCACTATACATAGAGAAAGAATTAATATCTATTATATAGCCTCTTGGTTTATTATTAggctttagggttagggttaactaGTGTTTATGGTtatgggttagggtttagggaggATAATTTTTTACATATCACAACATCATACAAACGTGCGTGGATGATATTATTTTAGGGAGGAAATAAATATTTACTTTTACTATCGTGTTGGTAATGATTTGAACCAGTGTTTGATTTTCAAATCTGATACCACGTGGAATTGTTATTGCATGCATGATCTAGATGATATGTAAGATTCAACCAACATATCAATATGTGAGTGGAAGAAATAAGGAACATTTATATATTAATAATGCGACGTAAATTTACCAAATAGGGCACACCGCTAGTCGGAATCTTGTATAAAATTGGCTAGTCTGGGGTCGGTGGAAGGTCGAATAGTGTCAGCGCGAGGTGGGCGGGGGCGGTGGGAGGAAGGGTTTGTAGTGGGTTTTGGCGGAATGTGGTGTTGGGTTTGGGTTAGCACAGGAGGTACGTGTGTCCGCGAGAGGCATGTGGTACGGTATGTGTGGGGCCAGAATGCAGTTGGGGTCTGTGACGGAAAGCGGAGTGGGTGAGGTTGGCAGGAGGGCAGGCTGCGGTGGGTACGAGGAATATAGGTTGAGGGTAGTTTAGTATTGGCGGAGGTGGGTTTATAGGTTGAGTGGGTGAGTCGGGTTTAGAATGTATTTAGCGAGGGGTTTGTAGAATTAAATCTATTATACAACCTCTTAGGGGTTGTAGTATAGCCCCActatacatagagagagagaaTTAATATCTATTATATAGCCTCTTGGTTTAttactagggtttagggttagggttaactaGTGTATATGGTtatgggttagggtttagggaggATAATTTTGTACATATCGCAACGTCATACAAACGTGCGTGGATGATATTCTTTTAGGGAGGAAATACATATTTACTTTTACTATCGTGTTGGTAACGATTTGAACCAGTGTTTGATTTTCAAGTCTGATACAACGTGGAATTGTTACTGCATGCATGATCTAGATGGTATGTAAGATTCAACCAACATATCAATATGTGAGTGGAAGAAATAAGGAAATTTTATATATTAATGCAACGTAAATTTACCAAACAGGGCACACCGCTAGTCGGAAACTTGGGTTGTATGTGCATATCTCTATGCACAAGGCAGAAACAATAACATACATAGGGCGGCTTCTTTGTCGGACGGCAACGGATGATACGACGGGCCATTCAACTGTTCACTTGGGCTTGACAGGCATTAACCAGACAAGTCAAGTCTATGCTCACTAGAGTACTCCATTGCGACGTAGGGGACTAGAAGGAAAATTCATTTACCATTTGTATATGCCGTAGTACCATTGGTAAAAAAAATCTCCTCCTTTGTACATCTGCCGTGCCGCGTGCAAACGGTCAAACACTCCGATGTTCGAAAAAAAATCTGACATCCGCCACTTATAACTTTCACTCGTACGTTACAGATCGGGCTGCCCGGTCGATACCCAAAAAAAAAGGTTAGGTCTAGCCGGAGATGGGGGACGATAGCCGCAGCCGGAAATCCGCCATGGAGGATAAGGCTGACGCCATCCCGGACGAACTTCTTGGGCTCGTGTTCGTGCGCCTCACCAAGCATGTGGACCTAGTCCGCGCCGCTGTGACCTGCAGGCGCTGGCGCCACATCATCGTGGCCGAGAGTTTCCGCGTCCTCTGCGCTCTCCACGCCGCGCCATCCACCAAAGTCGCCGGCAGCTACCTCGTCGAGGAGCGCTCACACGGCTGGCGTATGCCTGGTCGTCATCCCGTCTTATTTTCCTCTGCCCGGCCACCTTGGACGGGGGCCGCCGCAAGGAATCTGGCGCTCGACTTCCTCCCTCGGACGAAAGACAGTGAGCTCATATGGGAGCTCGCCGACGTTCGGGCCGGCCTCCTACTCCTTCTGGACTTCAACCACGCCGAAGATGGATGGTCTTGGGTGAAGCTGTCACGTGCCATCGTCTGCGAGCCCCTGGCATGTCGCTACATGACGATCCCTCCCTCAGGGTGGTTCCACGGAAGCCATTTTGTCGCCGCCATCCTGCTCCACGGCGAGGACGCAAGGGCGTGCCTCAGTCTGTCAAATTTCAGGGTGATGTGCGTGTTCTATCAAAATGACATCACCAAGACCTACGCGTTGTCCCCCGCCTCTGGTGTCCGctggacctcctccggcgccaccGTGAGTAGCAGCAGGGTGCTATGCGGCAAGGACTACTGGATGGCCGCGGGGCCGATCAGCTTTATCGGGAGCAACAAGCGGTTCGCCCTCTGGTCGGTCGGAAACTACGTTCTTGCATTCGACAAAGAGTCTGGCGAGCTCTCATCTCAGTCCTCGCCGGTCATTCTACTGGGCGGGGGCGTCGAGCTGGAGTACGTGCTAGAGCTGCCGTGACCACCTACCTTTCGAGTTATCTTATGCTAGGATTCTTGCTATCTTAGGTAGCATAGAGAAACGGTTGTATCTGTGTGAGCTTGTGATGTACCGCTTGCGTTTGTTCGCGATTAAACAGTTTTTGATGCTTTATTGCTTGCGTTCATGATCATTTATTACTAATACTACTTCCGTTCATCGAATTGAGTTGTTGCTATTTTGCAGATGTATCTTGTGTTAAGGGAACTTTTGTGAAATTTAACAAGCAAATACTTCTCTCCTCGTCAAGTACAATAAAATAGTACTCATTTCCTCGGGATGTGGATAATCAGATGGCGTGTTTATGATGGCCTGTCAGAGCCTAGTAGACCAAGtttcagagagagagagagagaggattcAAAGGATTTGTAACGTGTGAGGTTTAAATGGATGGAAAATTTCCTCCGAAACATATAACTCATCTACATGCTAAAAAAAACTAAACGGATGTCCACATATCGATTTGTTAGCATGGATGCCACGTCATCATTGACATGTGGGCCACCAATTGTTAGATTTGTTATTAAGAACCTTAAATCTTAGACATGGACCTCCCCGCATATATAGTTTGTGTATTgttaaaactaagtttttttaattCCTAAAATTTAGTTTTTTTGAATAATTTTTTATTTcctatattatttttatttcaatctGCCGCAAAGTCCACCCTCGAGAGGCCGCCAAAGATAACACAATACGAACAGTGGCTGCTTTAACAACTGGACTGAAGGTGTCACCATAATCGATGCCATGCTGCTGAGTGAACTCACGAGCAACTAGACGAGCTTTATACTTATCAACTGAGCCATCAGGACAATGCTTGGTCTTAAAAATCCATTTGCTGCCAACGATATTTACTCCAGGTGGTCGAGGAACCAACACCCAAGTATTTGTCTAACGTAGGGCAGAAAGCTCGTCACACATAGCTGCTCTCCATGCAGTATCAACAAGTGCCTCCCGATGAGAAACCGACGTCGCAAGAAAAGCACGCCGACGAGGATCATAGCGGATAGTACCATCCGTATAGTGTTTGTCACGTCTGGTGTGATCACGAGCACGGGTAACCATGCCATGTCCAGGGGCAGACGGCGTGGCTGTCGGGGCATCAGCCGATGGTGCACCAGCCAAGGGTGACGCGGCCGGAGAGGCGGTGCTCTCGGCAGGGGGTGTCATGGGCTGGGAAGGAGGATGGGCCGCGGGAGACGGAGGCCCATCTGGCACGTCGCTAGGCTCCCGCGAAGGCGAGGGAGGATCCGGAGGCGATGGCCCGGTCTCCGCGCATGGTTCGGGAGGCGTGCATCCATGCACGTCGATCATACCAGCTGGAGAGGGGACGTCGATCGCTGGTGACGTTGAGGGCGCAACCTACACATGTGGAGAGCTCGCACAAACAGCTGTATTAGTAGACAAATATGACAGGTCATAATTCCGCATATTGGCACTCGTAACCGGTTCATCGGAAGGGGAAGCTATGGCATGCACAAGGGTGGAAACGTCAATGAAAACACCGGGAGTGGAATACGGAAACACGGACTCGTCAAAACTGACATCACGGGAAATATAAATACGTCCCGTGGACCGATCTGGACATTTGTATCCCTTATGCATAGGACTATACCCGAGGAAAACACACATAGTGGAGCGAGCTTGCGTGCATTATACTTACGCAAGCTAGGCCAGCAGGCGACCCCAAAGGTGCGAAGGAAAGTGTAATCTGGATGAACTCCAAGAAGGCGATGGAAGGGTGTGCCCTTATGCAAAACAGGAGTAGGCATGCGATTTATAAGGTACTAGGCAGTGAGAAACGCCTCGTCCCAATAGCGAAGGGGAAGAGATGAATGAGCCAAGAGAGCTAGCCCCGTCTCAACCAAGTGGCGATGTTTTCGTTCAGCGATACCATTCTACTGAGTGGGCGATCCCGGTGCGCTGAAAATAGAGATGAAGTTTGTGGTATTCACCACCCCAGTCAGATTGGACAACCCTAATCTTTGTGTTCAAAAGATGCTCGACATTCGCTTGAAACGCATAAAAAACCTGCTCAACATCATACTTGTGCTTAAGAAGGTAGATCCAACAAAAACGAGAATAATCATCGACAAAGCTAACATAATATTGGTAACCACCGGATGAAGCAATAGCAAGACCCCACAGATCAGAATGAATCAACTCAAGGGGAACAGTGGAAACATGATAAGAATCTTTATAAGGTAATTGTCGACTTTTAGCACGCTGACAGGCATCACAAACCAAAGTTTGACTAGAGGAAGAACACAAAAGATCGTTTTGCTTAACAATAGACTGGACCACATTATTCGAAGGATGACCGAGACGCTGATGCCACTGGGACGGAGTAATCTTGATGCTGGATGACGCATGGCGGGATGATGAAGACGCACGGGTAAACGGGGTAGGGTACAACCCGTCCTGGCTTCTACCGTGAAGAAGAGTTCGCCTCTTGGCCTTGTCCATAACAAGGAAAAAGAAtttatgaaattcaacaaagacgtCATTATCGCAAACAAGACGATAGACATATAAAAGGTGCTTGTTAATGTTTGGAACATGAAGAATATTGCGAAGCTGAAGGGATGAACCGGCTAAATTCGAATGACCAATATGCGAAATAGACAAACATGCACCATTGGCCACTTGCACTTGGTCCGTCCCGCCACAGCGCTCATGCATGTAGAGGCGCTCAAGATCACTTGTCAGGTGATCCGTCGCACCGGAGTCCATGATCTAGTGCGGAGGGTTGTTGGAGGAGGTCGATGATGTGTTGCCGGAGCTAGGATAGTCGTCGTAGCGGGTGCGGCAGTCCGAGGCCTCATGTCCCCAATTCTTGCAGATTTGGCACTTGGGGCGCCAGCGACGGCTGCCGTTGCCTCCTCCATTGCGACCATTGCCGTCACCATCGCGGCGTCGGTCCTGGCCACCACCATCGCGGCGCCGATCCTTCTGCTGGTAGTTGCCCGTGGAGCCTCCTGACGGGCGACGGTCTTGCTGCTGGTAGTTGGGCTGCTGCTGGTAGCCGCCCGGCGCGCCACCAGATGGTCGACCAGGGTTGGTATGACCTGGACGCGATGTAGCATTCGCAGACGAGGTCCACTCATCACCCTCGGCTTGCTGCGCCTATTGGAGCCCCTCATAGTTCGGGACCATGGAGTAGAAAGACGGTAGCGTGACCGGAACGATCGCCATGTTGAGCGATCCGGCGATGGGGTTGAAGGCCTACCCGGAGCCAATGAGCATGtagtcgatgatgtcgtcatcggAGAGCGGAGAGCCGGCGGTGGCCATGGCATCGGCAAGTGCCTTCACCTTCTGCATATACTCGCCCGCCGTCATGTCCTGCTTCTTCAGCGCCTGGATCTGGCGCTTCATGTGCTGAACTCCGGCACGGTTCTGTGCGCCGAACATGGACTGAACAGCAGACCACGCCGCTGCGGCTGTGGGGCAGCCCAACAACTGGCACACGATATCCTCCGTCATCGAGGAGAGGAGGAGCCCGAGGACCTTCTGATCTTGTGTCCACCACCGGTGATAGTCGGGGTTGTCCACGACGCGGGCGTCAGCACCTCCCCCTTCGGTGAGGGTTTTGCTTGGTGCGGCCGTGGTGCCGTCGAGGTGCCCATGAAGAGAGGCGCCAGAGAAGTTGGTGAGGGTGAGGGCGCGCCACAGCATGTAGTTGTTGCGGTCGAGGCGGACGGCGATGGTGGGAACGACCGCGGGAGCTGCGATCGTGGTTGCCGGCGACGAGATGATGGCGCCGACGTTGGTGGAGAGGGGCAGCGATCTGCTGGTCATGGCGGTGGCTGAGATTGATCGGTGGCGCTAGGGTTGGGAGGCGGCGGTGGGCtgatcaggctctgataccaaattaTTATTTAGGGTTTGCGTGAGGCAAAGCCCTCACGTGTCTCTCCTTTATATAATGATCAACATACAAGATACAAGGTACAATCGTACACGTACACAACAGATGTATCCCTATACAAGATATACACTAGACCTATCTTAACAATGGCTGCGTCCTCTGCCGAATTGACAGATTGGACGATGACCGCTTCCACGTCATGCTTGTGGCTCTCCTGTTGCGCCGCTGCAGCCGCTGTGACCAAATGTTATCCACTATCTCACTCAGATCTGTATAGTAACTATAATTGTATCAAGATTACAAATTGGAGAGTAGGATTTCGaatccgaggaagaggaaggggagagttaggccaagccaggccaggcCGAAGCCAATTACAAATTCACCACCGATCCCAGGCCTCCCTCTCTGTATCTTTTACCCTGGGCCTACACGAATACAACTCAGCGGAGGAGTGGAGGACGTAGTCACGTGCCGGGTAGCGCTTGCTTTCCTTGCGTTGCCTTCTGTCTCGCTGTGCTTCTGCTTGTGGGTgaccatcatcagcaggctcgttAACACCCCTGAAAGTTCTTTCACTTTCTAGTGCATTTCAAGATGAAATTCTTGATTCAACCAGATTCTTGTTTAGTCTTCAACAATGCAGTGGACAATGAGCTCACGGTCATAGATTTGCAGTCTTATATATGCACAAGAGACTCC
It includes:
- the LOC139833664 gene encoding uncharacterized protein, which gives rise to MTSRSLPLSTNVGAIISSPATTIAAPAVVPTIAVRLDRNNYMLWRALTLTNFSGASLHGHLDGTTAAPSKTLTEGGGADARVVDNPDYHRWWTQDQKVLGLLLSSMTEDIVCQLLGCPTAAAAWSAVQSMFGAQNRAGVQHMKRQIQALKKQDMTAGEYMQKVKALADAMATAGSPLSDDDIIDYMLIGSG